GGTCGACGGCCGAGGTCTCCGACGCGGCGGAGGTCGTCTCGGCCCCGGGCTACCGGACGACGGGCTGGTACCCGGCCGGGCCGCGTTCCACCGTGCTCGCCGCCCTGGTCGCGGAAGGCAAGCACCCCGACCCCTTCTACTCCACCAACCAGCAGCGCATCCCGGCCGCCGACTTCACCGTGCCGTGGTGGTTCCGCGCCGGGTTCACCGTCGAGGACACCTCCTCGCGCACGTACCTGGACTTCAGCGGGGTGGTCTCCGCAGCCGACGTGTTCGTCAACGGCAAGCAGGTCGCCACCGCGTCCGCGGTCGCCGGCGCGTACACCCGTCACGAGATCGACGTCACCGGCCTGGTGCGGGCCGGCGCCAATGCGGTGGCCTTCCGGATCGAGCCCAACAACCCCCGCAAGAACCTGACCATGGGCTGGCTGGACTGGTTGCAGCCGCCTCCGGACGAGAACATGGGCATCGTCCGCGACGTGCTCGTACGGCGCGGCGGACCCGTCGCCCTGCGCGATGCGCACGTGGTCACCGGCCTGGCCCTGCCGTCCCTGGCCACCGCCGACCTGACCGTCAAGGCGCAGGTGCGCAACGACTCGGCCGAAGCCGTCACCGCCACCCTCTCCGGCACCATCGACCCCGCCGGCCCCACCGGCCCCACCGGCCCCGGCGGCACCGGCGTCGCCTTCCGCCGGGACGTGCCCCTGCGCGCACACGAGACGAAGACGGTGGCCTTCGCCCCGGCCGACACGCCGGAGCTGCACCTCGACTCGCCGCGCGTGTGGTGGCCCGCCGGGATGGGCGCGCAGGAGCTCTACGCACTCGACCTGACGGTGACGGTGCCACGGGCCGGAGCCGAGTCCGGGGCCGTCTCCGACCGCTCCCGCCACGGCTTCGGCATCCGCAGCGTGCAGGCCCCGCTCAACAAGGACGGCGCCCGCCAGTACTCCGTCAACGGCCGGCCGCTGCTCGTCCGGGGCGCCGGCTGGTCCCCCGACCAGCTGCTCCGCTGGGACCGGACCTACGCCGAGGACCGGCTGGCGTACGCACGCGACCTCGGCCTCAACACCCTGCGCCTGGAAGGGCACCTCGAACAGGACGAGTTCTTCGACCTCGCCGACCGGTACGGGATCCTCACCCTGCCGGGCTGGCAGTGCTGTACCAAGTGGGAGGGCGAGGTCAACGGCACCGAGGCCGGAGAGAGCTGGACCGCGGCCGACCACCCGGTCGCCAAGGCCTCCATGGCGGCCGAGGCCGCGCGCCTGCGCGATCACCCCAGCGTCGTCTCCTTCCTCATCGGCAGCGATTTCGCCCCGGACGCGGAGATCGAGAAGGGCTACCTCGACGCGCTGAAGGCCGCCGACTGGCCCACCCCGGTGATCCCCGCCGCATCCGCCAAATCCGCAC
The Streptomyces sp. NBC_01296 DNA segment above includes these coding regions:
- a CDS encoding glycosyl hydrolase 2 galactose-binding domain-containing protein, with the translated sequence MFPSPVRVVRFVRVARWEAAALAVLGLLGALVAGAPAAAPSPRAAHVRAVTAVPAAPGSATPLSGYAIRSTAEVSDAAEVVSAPGYRTTGWYPAGPRSTVLAALVAEGKHPDPFYSTNQQRIPAADFTVPWWFRAGFTVEDTSSRTYLDFSGVVSAADVFVNGKQVATASAVAGAYTRHEIDVTGLVRAGANAVAFRIEPNNPRKNLTMGWLDWLQPPPDENMGIVRDVLVRRGGPVALRDAHVVTGLALPSLATADLTVKAQVRNDSAEAVTATLSGTIDPAGPTGPTGPGGTGVAFRRDVPLRAHETKTVAFAPADTPELHLDSPRVWWPAGMGAQELYALDLTVTVPRAGAESGAVSDRSRHGFGIRSVQAPLNKDGARQYSVNGRPLLVRGAGWSPDQLLRWDRTYAEDRLAYARDLGLNTLRLEGHLEQDEFFDLADRYGILTLPGWQCCTKWEGEVNGTEAGESWTAADHPVAKASMAAEAARLRDHPSVVSFLIGSDFAPDAEIEKGYLDALKAADWPTPVIPAASAKSAPLSGSSGMRMPGPYDWVPPGYWYDKREGGATGFNSETSAGPDVPTLDTLRRMMSPAELTALWKDPAAPQYHRSPSRTYATLKLYDDALTARYGAPRSLEDYVAKAQLAQYENVRAQFEAYGRNATDASKPSTGVIYWMFNSGWTSLHWQLVDRFLDQGGAYFGAKKANEPLHIQYSYDDRTVAVVNRRRAAVSGLTARVSLFNTDGTQKYDRTVTGLGVGGDGAKATALTLPASVEGLSTTHLARLVLTDAAGREVSRNVYWLSTRRDVLDYDESDWWHTPTTAYADLTGLRSMAQASVSATATTAAGADEQATSTTTVTVRNTGTGNTPALLTDLHLVDGKDVPVLPVQWSDNQISLWPGESATLTATYRTADLHGSAPRIRVSGWNTPTATVPAAARR